The genomic DNA ACCGAGGCCCAGGAGGACCTCGTCCACCGGGCCGCCAAGCTGGCGGGCCGGATGGACATCGACGAGGCCGAGGACATGGCGACGGCTCGGCGCGAGATCGCCGAGCGACTCGATGTCGACGTCGAGCGGCTGGAGACGCTGATGGAGCCGCTGGAGGAGATCTACGCCATCGCCGACCACTGCCGCACGCTCGCGTACATGCTGGGCGACGGTATCGTCCCCTCGAACGCGGGGACGGGCTACCTGGCGCGGATGGTCCTCCGGCGGACCAAGCGACTCGTCGACAGCGTCGGCGTGGACGCGCCGCTGGACGAACTCGTCGACATGCAGGCCGACCGACTGGGCTACCGGAACCGCGACACCGTCCGGGACATCGTCCGGACGGAGGTCGAGAAGTACCGCGAGACGCTCGAGCGGGGCGGCCGCCGCGTCGAGCAGCTGGCCGACGACTACGCCGAGCGCGACGAACCCATCCCGCTGGAGGAGGTCATCGAGCTGTACGACAGCCACGGCATCCAGCCGGACATGGTCGAGGAGATCGCCGCGGAACGCGGCGCCGCGGTCGAGGTCCCGGACGACTTCTACTCGCTGGTGGCCTCGCGCCACGGCGGCGGCACCGCCTTCGACGACGGCTCGGAGGGCATCGACGAGCAGGTCGCCGACCTCCCGGAGACGGAGAAGCTGTTCTACGAGGACCAGGACCGCACGGAGTTCGAGGCCGTCGTACTGGACGTCATCGAGCGCCCGGACGAGGGCGACGGCGACGAGCCCGTCTACGACGTGGCGCTCGACCAGACGATGTTCTACCCGGAGGGTGGCGGCCAGCCGGCCGACGTCGGGACGCTCTCGACCGACGACGTCACCGCCGAGGTCACCGACGTCCAGGAGGTCGACGGCGTGGTGCTGCACCGGACCGACACCGACCCCGGGAAGGGTGAGTTCGTCCGTGGGCAGGTCGAGGGGACCCGCCGCCGCCGGCTGATGGCCCACCACACCGCGACCCACGTCATCGGCCACGCGGCGCGCGAGGTGCTGGGTGACCACATCCGGCAGGCCGGGGCCCAGAAGGGCACCGACTCCTCGCGGCTCGACGTGACCCACTACGACCGCATCGACCGCGAGCAGGTCAGGGCCATCGAGCGGGTCGCGAACGACATCGTCCGCGAGAACCTCTCGGTCAAGCAGGAGTGGCTCGACCGGAACGACGCGCAGGCCAAGTACGGCTTCGACCTGTTCCAGGGCGGCATCCCCGCCGGCACGGAGGTCCGGGTCATCACCGTCGGCGAGGACGTGCAGGCCTGTGCGGGCACGCACGTCGGCCGCACCGGGGAGATCGGCGCCATCAAGGTCCTCGGCACGGAGCGGGTCCAGGACGGCGTCGAGCGGCTCGTCTTCGCGGCCGGCGACGCCGCCATCGAGGCCACCCAGCGCACCGAGGACGCGCTCTACGCCGCCGCCGACACGCTCGACGTCGACCCGCAGGAGGTGCCGGACACCGCCGAGCGGTTCTTCGAGGAGTGGAAGGCCCGGGGCAAGCAGATCGAGGACCTGAAGGAACAGCTCGCGGAGGCCCGCGCGCAGGGTGGCGAATCGGGCGAGGAGGTCGACCTCGGCGAGACGACCGCCGTCGTCCAGCGCCTCGACGCCGACATGGACGAGCTCCGCGCGACCGCGAACGCCCTCGTCGAGGAGGGGACGGTGGCCGTCATCGGTTCGGGCACCGACGGCGCCACGTTCGTCGTCGCCGTCCCGGACGGCGTCGGCATCAACGCGGGCGAGGTCGTCGCCGACCTCGCGGGTCGCGTCGGTGGTGGTGGCGGTGGCCCGCCGGACTTCGCGCAGGGTGGCGGTCCCGACGCCGACGCGCTGGACGACGCGCTCGCGGCGGCGCCGGACGTGCTCCGGCAGAAGCTGGAGGCCTGAGGCGGCCAGTCGGCGGCGACGGACGCCGGCTCGCGGTGGATCTCACGGCTGCGGGGCAAGTTATATAGCACGGTCCTCGGTATCGTCGGCGATTCATGCGTCCACTCCAGCTCGGTTTCCAGCTCGACCCGCAGCAGTACGTCCCGGCGGTCGTCAGTGCGCTCACGACGCTCGTGATCTTCGTCGTCGTGTTCGTGCTGGTCTACACTGTCGGTAAGGCAGTCGTCACCAGAACGGTCGAGGGCAGCCTCGAGCGTCGCGAGTTCGACCCGACCATCGTCAGCCTCGCCGTGAGTACGACCGTCGTCGTCGTGGCGGTCCTGTCGGTCGCCATCGCCGCGACCGTCGCCGGGTTCGGCGTCGTCCTGGCGGCGTTCGCCACCCTGGCCGGTGCGCTGGCGCTCGCCGTCGGCTTCGCCGCCCAGGACCTCATCGCGAACTTCGTCGCCGGCATCTTCATCATCCAGGACGAGCCGTTCGAGGTCGGCGACTGGATCGAGTGGAACGGGAACAGCGGCGTGGTCCGGGAGATCCAGCTCCGGGTGACGAAGCTGGATACCTTCGACAACGAGATGGTCACGGTCCCGAACAGCGACCTCGCCGGCGCGGCCGTCGTGAACAACGTCGCGAACGACCAGCGCCGGGTCTCGGTCGGCTTCGGCATCGGCTACGAGGACGACATCGAGCAGGCCCGCGAGGCGATCATCGACGAGGGAGTGGCCATCGACGGGGTCCTCGACGAGCCCGAGCCCTCGGCGCCGGTCACGTCGCTCGGTGACTCCGCGGTCGTCCTCTCGGGTCGCGTCTGGATCGACCCCGAGGAGCACAGCTACGGTGCGGTCCGCGCGCAGTTCCTCGAGGCGGTCAAGGAGCGGTTCGACGCCGAGGGGATCGATATGCCGTACCCCAACACGGAGCTCTCGGGCACCGTCGAGGTGTCCGGCGCGGACGAACCGGCGGCCGTCAGCGGCGACTGAGCGCGTTCCCCTGTCGCGCCGACCGCCGTGTCGACCGTCCCGGGGCCCCGCCGTGCCAATCTATAACACCGACCGGTTCGTCAGTTTCCGCACTCATGCCACAACCGGTCATCGCGGCGGTCGGTAGCTCGCCCATCGGGCGGACGGACCTGCCCGGTCGGGACCTGTTCTCGCTGGCGCTCGCGGAGGCCTTCGACGGGCTCCCGGCGCCGGCGGAGCTGGTCGGGGCGCTGTACGCCGGCAACCAGTCCGAGCGCTACGAGAACCAGATCATGCACGGCACCCTGCTCGCGGAGTGGGCGGGGCTCCGACACGTCCCCGCCGAGCGGGTCGAGGGCTGCGCGGCGGCCGGCGCGCTCGCGCTCCGCCACGCCGTGAAGGACGTCCGCAACGGCGAGCACGACGCGGTCCTCGCGTGCGGCGTCGAGAAGATGACCGCCGGCGGGACCGCCGGCGCGACGGAGTCGCTGGCGGCGGCGTTCGACCGCGCCATCGAGCAGCGCTCCGGCGTCACCGCGCCCAGCCAGTACGCCCTGCTCGCCCAGCGCTACCTCCACGAGACCGACGCGACCGAGCGCGACCTCGCGCGCATCGCGGTGAAGAACCACCGCAACGGCGCCCGGAACCCCCGTGCGCAGTTCGGCGAGGAGATCGACGTCGACACCGTCCTCGAGTCCCAGCCGGTCGCGCCGCCGCTGAAGCTGTTCGACTGCGCGCCCGTCGGCGACGGCGCGGCCGTCGTCCTCGTCACCAGCGCCGAGACCGCCGCCGACCTCGGGGTGCCGGCCGTCGAGCTCGCGGGGACCGGCGCCGCGGCGAACAACATCGCCGTCGCCGAGCGCGACATGACCCACATCGAGGGGGCACGCATCGCGGCCGAGCGGGCCTACGCCGAGGCCGGTATCGAGGCCGCGGACGTCGACATCGCGGAGGTCCACGACGCCTTCACCGTCTCCGAGGCGCTGCTCTCGGAGGCGGTCGGCTTCGCGCCCGAGGGGCGGGGGTACCAGAGCCACCTGCCGCCCGCCGAGCGCGACGACGGCTGGACCGACGTCGCCCTCAGCACGAGCGGCGGGCTGAAGGCCCGGGGCCACCCCATCGGCGCGACCGGCCTGCTGCAGGCCGTCGAGGCGTACGAGCAGTTGACGGGCGTGGCGGCCGACCGGCCGGGCGGTGCGGGTGGCCCGGACGGGGGCCCCGACGCTCCCGAGACGGCGTTCCTGCTGAACGAGGGCGGCGTCGCCGACGCGGTGACCGTCGCGCACGTCCTGACCGCGGGGCCGGAGGTGGGCCGATGAGCCACGACCGCCCGCTCGACGCCGAGAGCCCGCTGACGCTACCGGGTTTCTTCGACGCGCTCGCCGACGGCGACCTGCTCGGCGGGGTCTGTGAGGACTGTGGACAGGTCCTCCTGCCGCCGCGCCCGGTCTGCTACGCCTGCGGGAGCCGGGCCGTCGAGGTCGAGGCGCAGCCCCGCGAGGGCCAGATATACACCTACACCGCCGTCCACACCCCGCCGCCGGCGCTCGCGGACGAGGCGCCCTACACGGTCGCCGTGGTCGAACTCGGCGGCGGCGGCCGACTGCTCGGCCGCGTCGACGCCGACCACGCGGACGTGGCCATCGGCGACCCGGTCGAACTCCGGGTCCGCGAGCCGACGCCGGCCGAGCGCGAGGCCGCACTCGATTACGAGGAGGCGTGGCCGGTCCACGTCTTCGAGCCGCGCTGAGTCGCTCGGCGGACGCTACAGCCCGTCGACCGCGGGGAACACGGCCCCGACGACGGCCCCGTAGACGACGTGCCAGAGGAGGCTCCCGGGCACGAGGTTCGGGAACGGCAGGCTCACGGGCGAGCCGACGACCGAGAGCCAGACCGGCATCACCAGCGCCG from Haloglomus litoreum includes the following:
- the alaS gene encoding alanine--tRNA ligase, with translation MSDLTEEYQLEYFREEGFVRRECPECGDHFWTRDEDRELCGEPPCEEYGFIDDPGFDEAHTLTEMREAFLSYFEDHDHERIEPYPVAANRWRDDVLLTQASIYDFQPLVTSGKTPPPANPLCISQPCIRMQDIDNVGKTGRHTMAFEMMAHHAFNARTDIEDPDQYAYQGEVYWKDRTVELCEGLFEELGADLEEITYIEDPWVGGGNAGPAIEVIYKGAELATLVFMSMEQDPDGEYELKDGNRYSPMDTYIVDTGYGLERWTWMSQGTPTVYEAVYPETIDFLKENAGIEHTEAQEDLVHRAAKLAGRMDIDEAEDMATARREIAERLDVDVERLETLMEPLEEIYAIADHCRTLAYMLGDGIVPSNAGTGYLARMVLRRTKRLVDSVGVDAPLDELVDMQADRLGYRNRDTVRDIVRTEVEKYRETLERGGRRVEQLADDYAERDEPIPLEEVIELYDSHGIQPDMVEEIAAERGAAVEVPDDFYSLVASRHGGGTAFDDGSEGIDEQVADLPETEKLFYEDQDRTEFEAVVLDVIERPDEGDGDEPVYDVALDQTMFYPEGGGQPADVGTLSTDDVTAEVTDVQEVDGVVLHRTDTDPGKGEFVRGQVEGTRRRRLMAHHTATHVIGHAAREVLGDHIRQAGAQKGTDSSRLDVTHYDRIDREQVRAIERVANDIVRENLSVKQEWLDRNDAQAKYGFDLFQGGIPAGTEVRVITVGEDVQACAGTHVGRTGEIGAIKVLGTERVQDGVERLVFAAGDAAIEATQRTEDALYAAADTLDVDPQEVPDTAERFFEEWKARGKQIEDLKEQLAEARAQGGESGEEVDLGETTAVVQRLDADMDELRATANALVEEGTVAVIGSGTDGATFVVAVPDGVGINAGEVVADLAGRVGGGGGGPPDFAQGGGPDADALDDALAAAPDVLRQKLEA
- a CDS encoding mechanosensitive ion channel family protein, with protein sequence MRPLQLGFQLDPQQYVPAVVSALTTLVIFVVVFVLVYTVGKAVVTRTVEGSLERREFDPTIVSLAVSTTVVVVAVLSVAIAATVAGFGVVLAAFATLAGALALAVGFAAQDLIANFVAGIFIIQDEPFEVGDWIEWNGNSGVVREIQLRVTKLDTFDNEMVTVPNSDLAGAAVVNNVANDQRRVSVGFGIGYEDDIEQAREAIIDEGVAIDGVLDEPEPSAPVTSLGDSAVVLSGRVWIDPEEHSYGAVRAQFLEAVKERFDAEGIDMPYPNTELSGTVEVSGADEPAAVSGD
- a CDS encoding thiolase C-terminal domain-containing protein; this encodes MPQPVIAAVGSSPIGRTDLPGRDLFSLALAEAFDGLPAPAELVGALYAGNQSERYENQIMHGTLLAEWAGLRHVPAERVEGCAAAGALALRHAVKDVRNGEHDAVLACGVEKMTAGGTAGATESLAAAFDRAIEQRSGVTAPSQYALLAQRYLHETDATERDLARIAVKNHRNGARNPRAQFGEEIDVDTVLESQPVAPPLKLFDCAPVGDGAAVVLVTSAETAADLGVPAVELAGTGAAANNIAVAERDMTHIEGARIAAERAYAEAGIEAADVDIAEVHDAFTVSEALLSEAVGFAPEGRGYQSHLPPAERDDGWTDVALSTSGGLKARGHPIGATGLLQAVEAYEQLTGVAADRPGGAGGPDGGPDAPETAFLLNEGGVADAVTVAHVLTAGPEVGR
- a CDS encoding Zn-ribbon domain-containing OB-fold protein — encoded protein: MSHDRPLDAESPLTLPGFFDALADGDLLGGVCEDCGQVLLPPRPVCYACGSRAVEVEAQPREGQIYTYTAVHTPPPALADEAPYTVAVVELGGGGRLLGRVDADHADVAIGDPVELRVREPTPAEREAALDYEEAWPVHVFEPR